One region of Glutamicibacter sp. B1 genomic DNA includes:
- a CDS encoding ABC transporter permease, with amino-acid sequence MLHVALSNIKTYARRYIAVVLAVAIGTAFLAATLAVNSSTQATLKNSLGDSYKHADLVAYWNPDPSADEGQTVDLTAKDITGVRELPGVSTAYGLGYAYGQLHTADNGYTVQLQPVDPKQGLGGMELLEGRAPLSNNEMIIDASHAQDMGISIGDVVALSDDQGKSQNMTIVGIQRSSTNPQTSAYALGGMSEKAWSHFAGDGAMFSDIVINSEGSTDAVAQELKDYFAQQKMSDMAVVTADQKVIDEVAQMTDGTDQLSVILIIFALIALVVTGLVVVNTFSVVIAQRTRELALLRTLGAKRKQIRSSVLLEALVIGIVASVIGVLLAIALMSGLIQLLHALVPAMSYATLALTPVGLIVPIAVGILMTVIAASLPARRAMKLAPLAALRPFDSASMKNRAGIVRIVIGALLALIGAALLIYGAIQGDLIIAFLGGLVSFPGILMLASLFVPSSVAGIGKLVAGNSTSRRLAALNAVRNPGRTTATATALLIGVTLVSMIMVGGQTAKASLNNSVAAEYPVDMMVSFYDGTTSKAKADELAKKIDSVDGVSATSTFTSSYAEVNLTEGDPVSLQLLAVDPQEYSKTVLDQSVVPENGELVLSQWNTDLKSVEIGGKTLKIKKSGALLSGNPVTSQTFKTLDIKDPESYPGIIVKVDSGVAGSQINELVTEISDITGVDSSMIDGGVVMKSMFTQIIDVLLTIVSALLAVAVLIALIGVANTLSLSVLERTRENSLLRALGLKKKQLRSMLATEAVLIGGVAALLGMILGVIYGLLGAQSALSSMGTMTYSIPWWQLAAVLAISVIAALLASITPGRRAAKLSPVEGLATE; translated from the coding sequence ATGTTGCACGTAGCTCTTTCAAATATCAAAACCTATGCGCGACGCTATATCGCCGTCGTGCTGGCCGTGGCCATCGGTACCGCATTCCTTGCGGCCACCCTAGCCGTGAACTCATCAACTCAGGCAACCTTGAAGAATTCCTTGGGGGATTCTTACAAGCACGCTGACTTGGTGGCCTACTGGAACCCGGACCCGAGCGCAGATGAGGGCCAGACCGTAGACCTGACTGCTAAAGACATCACCGGTGTCCGAGAACTGCCCGGAGTATCCACCGCCTATGGGCTGGGATACGCCTACGGTCAGCTGCATACCGCTGATAACGGCTACACCGTACAGCTTCAGCCAGTGGACCCAAAGCAGGGGTTGGGTGGCATGGAACTGCTCGAAGGCCGTGCTCCACTATCCAATAACGAGATGATTATCGACGCCTCACATGCGCAGGATATGGGCATCTCCATCGGTGATGTTGTGGCCTTGAGCGATGACCAGGGCAAGAGCCAAAACATGACCATCGTCGGTATTCAGCGTTCCTCGACTAACCCGCAGACTTCTGCCTACGCCTTGGGCGGCATGAGCGAAAAAGCTTGGAGCCATTTCGCCGGTGACGGTGCCATGTTCAGTGACATCGTGATCAACAGTGAAGGCTCAACCGACGCTGTCGCACAGGAACTCAAAGACTACTTTGCACAGCAGAAGATGAGTGACATGGCTGTGGTCACCGCGGATCAAAAGGTCATTGACGAAGTCGCACAAATGACCGATGGCACGGACCAGCTGAGCGTCATCCTGATCATCTTCGCCTTGATTGCACTGGTCGTCACGGGCCTCGTTGTGGTCAACACCTTCTCCGTGGTGATTGCCCAGCGTACCCGCGAATTGGCATTGCTCCGTACCCTTGGAGCCAAGCGCAAACAGATCCGCAGCTCGGTACTGCTCGAAGCATTGGTCATCGGCATTGTCGCTTCGGTGATTGGCGTCCTGCTAGCCATCGCCTTGATGAGCGGACTCATCCAGCTATTGCACGCCCTGGTGCCGGCCATGTCCTATGCCACCTTGGCGCTGACTCCTGTGGGTCTCATCGTTCCGATCGCTGTCGGTATCTTGATGACGGTCATTGCCGCTAGCCTGCCTGCCCGCCGAGCCATGAAACTGGCACCGTTGGCAGCGCTGCGTCCCTTTGACTCAGCCAGCATGAAGAACCGTGCAGGCATCGTGCGCATCGTCATTGGTGCCCTGCTCGCCCTGATCGGTGCAGCCCTGTTGATCTACGGTGCAATCCAGGGCGATCTGATCATCGCCTTCCTCGGAGGTTTGGTGTCATTCCCTGGTATCTTGATGCTCGCCTCACTGTTCGTACCGAGCAGTGTCGCAGGAATTGGCAAGCTGGTTGCCGGTAACTCGACTTCCCGTCGTTTGGCAGCACTGAACGCAGTACGTAATCCAGGGCGCACCACCGCTACGGCAACCGCATTGCTCATCGGCGTGACCTTGGTATCGATGATTATGGTTGGTGGGCAGACCGCTAAAGCCAGCCTGAATAATTCGGTGGCAGCGGAATATCCCGTGGACATGATGGTGTCGTTCTACGACGGGACGACCAGTAAGGCTAAGGCTGATGAACTGGCCAAGAAGATCGACTCCGTGGATGGAGTCAGCGCGACGTCGACGTTCACCAGTTCCTATGCCGAAGTGAACCTGACTGAAGGCGACCCGGTGTCCTTGCAACTGCTTGCGGTTGATCCACAAGAATATTCCAAGACGGTTCTGGACCAGAGCGTTGTGCCAGAAAATGGCGAACTCGTCTTGTCGCAGTGGAATACCGACCTGAAATCTGTAGAGATCGGCGGTAAAACGCTGAAGATCAAGAAGTCGGGTGCGTTGCTCTCAGGAAACCCGGTGACTAGCCAAACGTTCAAGACCTTGGACATTAAGGATCCAGAGTCGTACCCAGGCATTATCGTCAAGGTAGATTCCGGTGTCGCTGGCTCGCAGATCAATGAGCTAGTCACTGAAATTTCAGACATCACCGGTGTGGATTCTTCGATGATTGACGGTGGTGTGGTGATGAAGTCAATGTTCACTCAGATCATTGACGTGCTGCTGACCATTGTTTCGGCGCTGCTTGCAGTGGCTGTGCTGATCGCCTTGATTGGTGTCGCTAACACGCTCAGCCTCTCGGTGCTTGAACGCACCCGGGAGAATTCACTGCTGCGGGCGCTGGGCCTGAAGAAGAAGCAGCTACGCAGCATGCTGGCTACCGAAGCGGTACTGATCGGTGGCGTAGCAGCATTGCTGGGCATGATCCTCGGCGTGATTTACGGTTTGTTGGGTGCGCAGTCGGCGTTGTCATCTATGGGAACGATGACCTACTCGATCCCTTGGTGGCAGTTGGCAGCGGTTCTTGCCATCAGCGTGATCGCAGCCCTGCTGGCATCGATTACGCCAGGGCGTCGGGCAGCGAAGCTTTCACCCGTTGAAGGCTTGGCCACCGAGTAA